From Pagrus major chromosome 6, Pma_NU_1.0, one genomic window encodes:
- the h1m gene encoding linker histone H1M, with amino-acid sequence MPPKKPAADSADPPAPSSSDAPVKETKSDAGTLRKLAAHPSTAIMVKEALKELDSRKGVSFQAIQNYIKQKYPSVDLVRLKHLVRRALKKGLETGTLVRPANSSVSTGATGKFRLAPKVKEAKPKTENTDPNVQKEPKAAKDGAKKAKKAAGATKKKDTASEKGKSEEEPKPPKKSKKDEGAATSKVAPAKKPKAKKAAEKEDGEEATAPAKPKATKTTKAGKASQNKADAPAAKATGRRRKKSAE; translated from the exons ATGCCTCCTAAAAAGCCAGCAGCAGACTCTGCTGATCCGCCTGCGCCCTCCTCCAGTGACGCCCCGGTGAAAGAGACGAAATCAG ATGCTGGGACGCTGCGCAAACTTGCAGCTCATCCCTCCACAGCGATTATGGTGAAGGAAGCGCTGAAAGAGTTGGACTCTCGCAAAGGAGTGTCATTCCAAGCCATACAGAATTACATCAAACAAAAATACCCCTCGGTGGATTTGGTGAGGTTGAAGCACTTGGTACGGAGAGCCCTTAAAAAAGGACTGGAGACTGGCACGTTGGTGCGGCCTGCCAACTCCAGCGTCAGCACAGGCGCGACGGGGAAATTCAGG CTAGCACCAAAAGTCAAGGAGGCGAAGCCAAAAACTGAGAACACTGATCCCAATGTGCAGAAAGAGCCTAAAGCAGCCAAGGATGGAGCCAAGAAGGCCAAAAAAGCAGCAG GTGCCACGAAGAAGAAAGACACTGCCAGTGAAAAGGGCAAGTCTGAAGAG GAGCCAAAGCCTCccaaaaagtcaaagaaagaTGAAGGGGCTGCTACCTCTAAGGTTGCTCCAGCAAAGAAGCCCAAAGCTAAaaaagctgcagagaaagaggaCGGTGAGGAAGCAACGGCTCCAGCCAAACCTAAAGCAACAAAGACCACCAAGGCAGGAAAGGCGTCCCAGAACAAGGCTGATGCCCCTGCTGCTAAAGCAACTGGGCGACGCAGGAAGAAGAGCGCAGAGTAA